From the genome of Schaalia odontolytica:
GGGAAGAGGTTGAGCGCCAGGTGCGGCCACGCGCCCTGGTTACGAGGCTCGTCCTGCACCCAGGTCACCGACGCATTCGGGTACTGAGCCAGGGCCTCGGCCACCTCGGCCTCGGGCAGCGGGTAGAGCTGCTCCAAGCGGATGATCGCCGTCGACGTGTCGCCGCGGTGCTCGCGCTCCTTGACGAGGTCGTAGTACAGACGGCCCGAGCACAGCAGGACGCGCGTCACCGACGACGGATCGGTGATCGAGGAGTCGCCGATGACGGGCTGGAAGGCACCCGAGGTGAACTCGTCGAGGTGCGAGGAAGCGGCCGACAGACGCAGCAGCTGCTTGGGCGTGAACGCGATGAGCGGCTTGCGCGGGCGCTTGTAGGCCTGCGTGCGCAGCATGTGGAAGTAGTTCGCCGGCGTCGAGGGCTGGACGATCCACATGTTGTCTTGGGCGGCCAGCTGCAGGTAGCGCTCGATGCGCGCGCTCGAGTGGTCGGGTCCCTGACCCTCGTAGCCGTGGGGGAGGAGCATGACGAGCGAGGAACGCTGTCCCCACTTCTGCTCGGCCGAGCACACGAACTCGTCGATGACGGTCTGCGCGCCGTTCGCGAAGTCGCCGAACTGGGCCTCCCAGATCGTCAGCGTCTCGGGGCTTTCCAGCGAGTAGCCGTAGTCGAAGGCCAGTACGCCGTACTCGCTCAGCGGGGAGTTCCACACGTCGAAACGCGCCTGGTTCTCGGTGAGGAATCGCAGCGGCGTGAACTCTCGGCCGTCGTTCGCGTCGTGCAGGATCGCGTGACGCTGGACGAAGGTCGCGCGGCCCACGTCCTCGCCGGACAGGCGCACGCCGGTGCCCTCCATGAGGAGTGTGCCGAAGGCCAGGAGCTCCGCGAAGCCCCAGTCGATGGGCTTGTTGCCCAGCGCCATCTCGAGGCGGCGCTCGCACAGCTGACGCAGCTTCGGGTGGGGCTCGAAGCCCTCCGGGAAGCGCGTGTGCGCGCGGCCGATGCGGCGCAGCTGCTTGGCGGGGGCAGCAGATGTCCAGCCGATCATCATGCCGATGCCGGGCATCTGGGACTCCGGCATGGTCCATTCCTCGTCGGGGGATTCCCCGGCCCCGCCCACGCCGACGGTGAGCGCCGGGTCGTGCGTGCGGCTGCCCGGGTTGATCTCGGACACCGAGGAGGCGCCGCCCGCGCGGGTCTCCTCGAGGATGCGCCCGAGCTCCGCCTCGTACTGGGCGATCGACTGGCGGGCCTCGTCCTCGGTGAGCTGGCCGCGACCCACGAGGCCGCGGATGTACACGGCGCGCGTGGAGGGGATGCGGTCGATGAGGGAGTACATGACGGGCTGGGTCATCGACGGGTCGTCGCCCTCGTTGTGGCCGCGGCGGCGGTAGCACACCATGTCGATGATGACGTCCTTGTGGAAGGCGTTGCGGTACTCGAAGGCCAGGTGCGCGCAGCGGATGACGGCCTCGGGGTCGTCCGCGTTGACGTGCAGGATCGGGACTTGCAGGCCCTTGGCCAGGTCGGTCGCGTAGCCGGTGGAACGGCCCTGCGTCGGGCCCGTCGTGAAGCCGATCTGGTTGTTGACGATGATGTGGATCGTGCCGCCGGTCTTGTAGCCCTCCAGCTGGGAGAGGTTGAAGGTCTCCTGGACGACGCCCTGGCCGATGAAAGCCGCGTCTCCGTGGATGAGGATCGGGATGATCGGCAGGTCCGGGTCGCCCAGGTGCTCCTGCTTGGCACGAACGATGCCCTCGAGGACGCCGTCGGCGGCCTCCAGGTGCGAGGGGTTGGCGGCCATGTAGACCTTCGTGGCCAGGCCGTCGTCGAGGGAGTACACGCCCCACGTGCCCAGGTGGTACTTGACGTCGCCCGAACCCTGGACGGAGTTGGGCATGTAGTTGCCCTCAAACTCGTCGAAGATCTGCGCGTACGACTTGCCTGCGATGTTGGCCAGCACGTTGAGGCGTCCGCGGTGCGCCATGCCGATGGCGACCTCGTGGATGCCGGTGCGCGCCGAGTCTGCCAGGATGTGGTCGAGCAGCGGGATCAGTGACTCGCCGCCCTCGAGGGAGAAGCGCTTCTGGCCCATAAACTTCGTCTGGAGGAACTCCTCGAAGGCCTCGGCGCGGATGAGGGTGCCAAGAATGTGGCGCTGCGCGTCGGGGGACGGGGCCTCGTACGGGCGCTCGATGCGCTTCTGGACCCATGCGCGCTGCTCGGGGTCCTGGATGTGCATGTACTCGATGCCGACCGTGCGCGTGTAGGTGTCGTGCAGGCGCGTGAGGATGTCACGCAGCAGCATCTGGTCCGAGTCGCCGAAGCCGCCGGTGGGGAAGGGGCGATCCAGGTCCCACACGCTCAGGCCGTAGGACGACAGATCGAGGTCGGGGTGGCGACGCACGCGGTAGGCCAGAGGGTCGGTGTCGGCCGCGAGGTGGCCGCGCGAACGGTAGGCGTGGATGAGTTCCGCGATGCGCGCGGGCTTGCCCTTTTCGTGGTTCGGATCGTAGTCGTAGTCCGCTTCCCACGCGTAGGGGCGTGCGGGGACGTGCATCGAGGTGAAGACGCGCTCGTAGAAGCCGTCGCGGCCCGAGAGCTTGGCGTCCACGAGGGCCAGGAGGCGACCCGACGCCGCGCCCTGGATGATGCGGTGGTCGTAGGTGGAGGAGAAGAACATCGTCTTGCCGATGCCGAGGGCGGCCAAGCGCTTGGGGGAGACGCCGCGGAATTCCGCCGGGTAGTCGGTGGCACCCACGCCGATGATGAGGCCCTGGCCGACCATGAGGCGCGGCACGGAGGTGGTGGTGCCCAGCGTGCCCGGGTTCGTCAGCGTGACGGAGGCGCCCTGGAAGTCGGCGGTCGTCAGCGTCGCCGTGCGGGCGCGCGCAACGAGGTCCTGGTAGGCGTCGACGAACTCGGCGAAGGTCAGGGTGTCGGCGTCGTGGATGACGGGGACCTTCAGGGAGTGGTTGCCCTGCGCGTCGGCCACGTCGATGGCCAGGCCGAAGCCGATGTGCGCGAGCTGCTCGACCGCGGGCTTGCCGCCTTCGATCGTGTAGCGCACGTTGAGGTCGGGCATCTCGCACAGCGCCTCCACCAGGGCGTAGCCGATGAGGTGCGTGAAGGAGACCTTGCCGCCGACGGTGCGCGCCAGATGCGCGTTGATGAGGGCGCGGTTTTCGATGAGGAGCTTGGCCGGGATCTGGCGCTGGGAGGTGGCCGTGGGGATGGAGAGTGAGGCCTCCATGTGCTTGGCGGTCGCGCGCGCCGCGGACTTGAGGATGTGGAGCTCGTCGTGCGAGGGGGCGCCCTGGAAGAGCGTGAAGGCCGCGCGCCCGTGCTGCTGGCGCGTGTAGGGGCTGGTGGCCTCGGCGACGGCGGCGGGCGGGGCGGGCGGCAGGTCGGAACGCGTCACGGAGACGACGTGTGCGTGCTCGGTGGCGGCCGCCTCGGGCGCATCGTCTTCGATATCGAGGGTCGGCGGGGTGACCGTCACAGGGGCGACATGGTCAACTGGGGGTGCGGCATGGGCCGACGAGGCCGGGGCTGGTTCCGGCGTTGAGGGAGCGCCCTCGGGGATGTCGGGACGCTTGGCGCGCAGCTGTGGGGGAGCGGACTCGGTGGAGAAATAGGCACGCCAGGAGGGATCCAGGAGCTGTGGATCGCGCTCGTAGAGGTCTCGCATCTTTGCGATGTACCACTGCGGATCGGGCTGGGAAGCGGTGGGAGTGGGCACGTGTTCCTCCGTAAGTGTCGCGCCGCGCGATCAGGTTATTTCCCACGCGGCCATACCTTGACAATCGTACCGCCGCGTGATCGTCTTCACGAAACCTGGTATACCTTTGGCGTGTACTTCAAGGGCCTTTGGTCCGTTGAAGAATGATTGTTGGCACATGGCCCGCGGTGTGTGGAAATGCGCGCTGGGGGAGGCGGGCTGGGCCGCTAGACTGTAACCATCATGGACTGCGACACTGCCGGCTTTATGGCCGCTCTTTCTCACCCCTTATCCGCGCGCGTACCCGCGACCCGCCCCGGCCTCGTCGAGGGGGCCACGCGATGATGACCGTCCTCATGCTTCTGCTCGGCGTCGTCCTGACCGCCGGTACTTTCATCTTCGTCTCCGCCGAGTTCTCGCTCGTCGCGGTTGACCAAGCCGTCCTCGACAAGAAGGCCGAGGAAGGGGACCGAGGGGCCGCCTCCGTCCTGCGCGCCACCCGCACGCTGTCGACCCAGCTGTCGGGCGCGCAGGTGGGCATCACGCTCACCACGATCCTGCTCGGCTACACGACGCAGAGTGCGCTGGCCGACCTGCTGGAGGACCTGCTCGGATCGGTCGGCCTCGCCTGGGGGCTTGCGACCGGCATCGCCGCATTCGTGGCCGCCGCGTTCATCAATGTCTTCTCGATGCTCTTCGGCGAACTCGTCCCCAAGAACCTTGCACTGGCCCACCCCCTGGCCACCGCCGTACGTGTCGTCCCCTTCCAGATGGCCTTCACCGCCATCGCCCGCCCCGTCATCTGGGTGCTGGGCGGGACCGCGAACTGGGTGCTCGCCCGCATGGGCATCGAACCCCAGGAGGAGATCTCCTCGGCGCGCTCCGCCTCCGAGCTGGCTGCCCTCGTCGAGCACTCCGTCGAAGAAGGCACCTTCGACATGTCCACGGCCGACCTCTTCGTCAACACGATCCGTATGTCCACGCTCAGCGCCGCCGACGTCATGACCGACCGCGGCCGCCTGCACACCCTCAGCGAGGGTGACAGCGCCCAGGACGTGCTGGACCTGGCCCGCGAAACCGGACACTCGCGGTTCCCGGTGATCGGTGACGACTCCGACGACATCCTCGGCCTGGTCTCGCTGCGTCGCGCGGTCGCCGTGCCCGCCGACCGTCGCGCCGAGGTCCCCGTCATCTCCTCGTCCCTTATGACCGACGCGCCATCGGTTCCCGAGACTGTGCCGATCGGTCCCCTCATGGTCCAGCTGCGTGACGAGGGCCTGCAGATGGCCGTCGTCGTCGACGAGTACGGCGGCGTGTCGGGCATCGTCACCCTCGAGGACGTCGTCGAGGAGATCGTCGGCGAGGTCTCCGACGAGCACGACCAGCGTCGCCTTGGCATCCGCCCGCGCCCCGACGGGACTTTCCTCGTTCCCGGCACGCTGCGTCCCGATGAGCTTGCGCGCCGCACGGACATCAACCTGCCCGAGGACGGCCCCTACGACACGATTGGCGGCCTCGTCATGAACGAGCTGGGCGAGATCCCGGTCGTCGGATCGCGCGTGAGCGTGGACGGCATCGGCATTGAGGTCACCCAGATGCAGGGACGACGCGTCGCTCAGGTGGCGATCACGCCCGCCCCCGAGGCCGAGGACGAGGAGGTGTCGCTGTGAGCGTGGGAGTTGGTCTCGCCATCACCGTGGCCCTGCTGGCCGTCAACGCTTTCTTCGTCGCCGGCGAGTTCGCCGTCACCTCGACGCGTCGCTCGCAGGTCGAGCCTCTCGCCGACGAGGGTGCGCGCGGCGCGGCCGCCGCGCTGTACGCGCTGCAGCACGTCTCCCTCATGTTGGCGATCTGCCAGCTGGGCGTGACGGTCGCATCCACGACCCTGGGCGTCGTCGCCGAGCCCGCGATCGCCCACCTCGTCGAGTCGCCGCTCGAGCGCCTGGGCGCGCCCGATGCGACCAGCCACGTCGTCGGCTTCGCCGCCGCCCTCGTCGTTGTTCTCTTCTGCCACGTCGTCTTCGGTGAGATGGTCCCGAAGAACATCTCGATCGCCGCCCCCGTGCGTATGTTGCTGATCCTGGCCCCCGTCCTCGTGCGCCTGGGCCACGTCCTGCGCCCGATTATCGAGGCCATGGACCGCTTTGCGAACTGGTTCGTGCGCCGGGCCGGTTACGAGCCGCGCTCGGAAATCTCGGCCTCCTACACGATCGAGGAGGTCGCCTCGATCGTCGTCGCCTCGCAGGAGGAGGGCGTACTGACCGACGAGTTGGGCCTGCTCAGCGGCACCCTGGAATTCTCCGAGGAGACGGCCGGGACAGCGATGGTCCCCCTCGACAAGCTCATCGTCCTGCCCGAGGGTGCCACCCCGGCTGACGTGGAAGAACAGGTCGCCCACACGGGCTACTCGCGCTTCCCGATCGCCGGCGACGACGGCTCCATCGTCGGATACGTGCACCTCAAGGACGTCCTGTACGCCACCGGTGAAGATCGCGAGCAGCCGATCACCCCGTGGCGCATCCGACGCCTCGAGGCCGTGTCCGCCGACGACCAGGTCGAAGACGCGCTTCGCCACATGCAGCGCACCGGTGTGCACTGCGCCCTCGTGCACGATGCGGGAGCAGTCGTCGGCATCCTCTTCCTCGAAGACATCCTCGAGCTGCTGGTCGGCGAAGTCCGAGACGTTCTCCAGCGCCCGTGACGAGCCGGGATCCGCAAGGTACATTAGATCGAGGTCGAAACTTCGTGACGAACACAGACAAGGGGGAGAGCGTGAGCGACACCGAGTGCCCGCTGCCCAAGCGCTCGCAGCTGCGCGCGGCGCGCCCCCACGACGCGGACGACCAGCAGGAGAACCCGACGACGTCGGCGATTCCGATGACTGACGAGGCCTCGGCCCCCACCCTTGATCCCGCGACGGATCGAGAGGACGCGGAGGAAACCCCGGCCTCGTCGATGGGGGAGCGACGACGCAATGTTCACCCGGTCGGCTACGTCCTGCGCGCCCTCCTTGTGCTCGGGTTGGCGGGCACGACGATCGCCGTGCCCATGACGGGACGCGTCGGATCCGACTCCTCCCTGACCGTGCCCGCGCGAGCCTTCGGCGCGTCGGTGGGTGGCCCCAGCTGGGCCTTGTCCTCCGCGCTGCCCCAGGCCACCGCCCTGGACGCGACCCTCACCGCGAACTCCCGCGCCAAGGCCAAGGCCCCCGTGTCCATCACCGGCTGCGCGTCGGGCAACGGCGCGGACGGCAACCGCAACGTGCGCGTCGTCGCCGACACAATCTACTGGCCGCTCCCGCAGGGGACCTACACGATCACCTCGCCCTTCACGATGCGTATTTCGCCCGTGTCCGGCCAGCTCCTGGCCCACGAGGGTATCGACATGGCAGCCCCGCTCGACACCCCCATCACCGCTGTGTACGGCGGCGTCGTCGAGGAGGTCGCGGAGAACTCGCGATCGGGTGCCTATGTGCAGATCAAGCACACGAAATCTGACGGCACCGTCTTCCACTCCGCCTACCTGCACCAGTACATGAACAAAATTAAGGTGAAGGTCGGCGACACCGTCACCGCCGGGCAGGTCATCGGCGCGGTCGGCAACAACGGCTGGTCGACGGGCCCGCACCTGCACTTCGAAATCCACGACTCCTCGGATACCCCCGTGGATCCGGACGCGTGGATGCAGGCAAACAAAGCTGTTTATCTCGGACAGGAGTCTTGCTCATGATGCCCGTCACCATGCGTCAGGGGCCCATCGTTTTCGCCCACCGCGGCGGCAGCGAGGAGGCCCCCGAAAACACGATGAGCGCCTTCGCCTACGCCTACGATGCCGGGATCCGCCACGTGGAGACCGACGCCCACATCACCGCCGATGGCAAGGTCGTCATCTGCCACGACGAGACCGTGGACCGCTGCTACGACGGTACTGGCGTGATCGCTCAGATGACGTGGCGCGAGCTGTCCAAGCTGCGCCACCGCGACTCCGGGGAGCAGATGCCGCTGCTCGCCCAGGTCCTCGAGGCGTTCCCGGACATGTACTTCAACATTGATGCGAAGGAGCCGGGCGTCGAAGGCCCGCTCCTCGACGTCATCGCCGACCACGGAGCGGCCGACCGCGTGCTCGTCGCCTCCTTCTCCGAGCCGCGCCTGCGCGCCGTGCGCGACATTGCCGCCTCGGATCCCTCGCGCGCGGTCGCCACGTCACTGGGCACCGAGGCCGTCGTGCGCCTCGTGGGCGCCGCGAAGAGCGCCACGAACCCCGCCTGGTGGCACGTACCCGGCCCGCGCCAGGGCGCCATCGCCGCGCAGGTTCCCATGCACCAGGGCCCCATCCGCGTCGTTGACGAGCGCTTCGTGGCCACCGCCCACACCCTGGGCCTGGCCGTCCACGTGTGGACCATCAACACGGTGGCTGACGTGCTGCGCCTCCTCGAGGTCGGCGTCGACGGCATCATCACCGACCGCCCCGTCTTCCTGCGCGACTTCCTGGACCAGCGCGGCCTGTGGACGCAGCCCCCGGCTCCGGGTTCTGTTTCGGGCCCCAGGGACTGAGGTTATTGCTTGAAATGGCGGGCGCGCACCGGCGGGTGCACGCCCGCCAATCCACCTGAACAAACGTGTTGATTGCCTCGTCGATGAGGCTCTGGGAAAACGAGTAGTAGAGGGAAACGCCGATGTGGGTACTGGGAGCTTTCATTCTCGGAACGTTGGGCCTCCTCATGTGGTACATGAGAATGTTCTGTGACAACCCGACCGCCGAGCTGTGGCGGAGCGTGGGGCTCGGGTTTCGTCTGGGAAGGATCCTTGGAACGGGGAGGGCCGCTCAGAACTTCACTGCAGTGTCGTTTCCTGCAATCTCGACGGCATTCTTACTGATAGCCCCCGCGAAATGCGCCGAGTCGCTTGGAGCACCTACATGGTTGATTGTCAGTCTGGTTGGCGTATCTATGCTTCTCATGATCGCTGCTTTCATCGCTATCATCCCCTTCAAGTACCCCGATTGCTTTTATGAAGATTGGCAATATGCCAAACGGCACGGCCTCTTAGAAGAAGGAAAGGCCGGGAAGAAATCCTCTCAGAACCGCGATTCCGGCGGGGTAGATCGTCACGTGGGCACAGGCGTGACGATGCGTGTGGCTTCCGGTTGGAGGCAGCTGTCCGAGGAGGAACGCGGAGAGCTCGGGGATCTCGGCCAGGATGAGAGTATTCGCTTCATTGCCGTCGCAGAGGCGACAGAGGGGTACGTGCCGAACATCGTTATTACTGAAACTGAGGTCTTCAGCGGCAAAGGCGACAAGGAACTCCTCGACGACAGCGCTCGTCGCCTGGCTGAGCCGCATCCTGGATGCCGCCTCATTGACGACACCGTCGCGCCGTATCCCACGTCGCGTACCCGCCTCATCACGGGCGTGTACACCCTCAACGGCACCTCGATGACTGTCTCGCAGCTCGTGTGGCTCACCCGGCATAGAAACGAAGGGGACGAGGAACCCCGTCGATTCCTATGGGCCGCGACATGTACGTGCGCGAGTAGTGACTTCCCAACGGTTATTGCCAGCTTCATGGAGATGGCGCAGACCCTGGAGGTGGAATCGTGACCGCAGAAGGAACCACGGCCTCGTCGCCGGAGGAGCTCGTCGTCTCCCTCGAACAGGCGAATGCGCTTATTGACCTCATTGGTATACGGGAAGGGCACAACGCTCTATCGAGTGCGTTGCCGGTCAGTGGACTCATGGCCGCTGGCCTCGCCGATTCCAACGGCCTCATCGGTGACGCTGAGGCGATGCTGGGCCCCGCGCGCACGGTCGACTCGCGCCTCGCTATCCGCATCGTCTCACCGAGGCCGAGCATCGGGGTGCGCAATGTGCGGATCTGGCCCTCGCGGCCGCTCTCGGTCGTCATGCGCGTCGAGGATGACGGCGCGCACTTCACCCAGGTCGATGACTGCGATGTCCCGCGTATCCTCGCCGAGGAGACTCTCATTAAGCCCGGGCCGACCATCCATGACGGCCCGCCGTGGATCTCCGCCGACTTCGTGCAGGCGGTGCGTGACGTGGACCTGGAAAGGGCGCAGTCAGCCCTGATCGATGTGGCCGCCAAGGGCCCCAGTGACTCTCACTTTTCGCAGGACTGCTGGCACAAGCGCTGGAGCGTCGTGCTCTGCGTGCGGGAAGAGCGCACCCCGGGCGGGTGGAAGGATGCCGGGCACGTCGAGTGCATCATCACCGACCACATGCACGCGCAAATCCACGCGCCCCTCGATCCTCGCGCGCTCGCCCTCATGCGGGAGCGGAACGCACCCACCCTGGACGCTCCGCCGCGCACGGCGCTGTGGGGGTTCTTGATGGAGCTGCTCGCCAAATAGTGTGACTTGTGGGTGTCGCTTCGGCATAACGAAACGAGGGGGACGGAGCCGCTTGGCTCCGACCCCCTCGACGCGTCCGTCAGGATTGCCGACTCACTCGTTGCCGCTGAAGTCGGCCACGGCCTCGTCCAGGCCCGCGCGACGGATGCGCACGAGCGACAGGAACACCAGGCCGGCAGCCAGAGCGATGCCCAGGCCTCGAACCAGCCAGGTCTCGCCCACGAAGATCATCGCCATGGCGGCCAGGACGGGCACCAGGAGCGTGAACGCGTAGCCGATGTAGCGGCCGAACGACGGCATGGGCACGCCGTCGGACTCGGCGACCGACTTGACCATGAAGTTCGGGCCGTTGCCGATGTACGTGATAGCGCCGCAGAACACGGCGCCGAGCGAAATCGGGATCAGGTAGTACTCGGGCACGCCCGCGACCAGGGTGCCCTCGCCGCCGGAAGCCTTCGCCATCTCGAAGAACGTCATGTACGTCGGGGCGTTATCCAGGATCGAGGACAGGCCGCCCGTGAACACGAAGTACGTCATGCGGGTCAGCGGCAGCGACGGGGCGATCTGCTCCAGGTAGCGCAGCGCCGGCGCCATCGTCGAGAAAATACCGATGAACAGGGTCGCAACCTCCATGATCGGAGCCCACGTGAACGCGTTCTCCTCGAAGCGCACCTTCTTGTCCGAGAGCTTGTAGGACAGACCCGCGACCGTGAACATGATGACCTCGCGCCACGGCACCAGGTCGACCCACGAGTGGACGTGGCCCTCAGCCAGCGCCTCGCCGTCCCACGACGGAGCGAAAGCCACGGACAGGATGATGATCGCAAAGAACAGCAGGTTGATCTTGCCGTGCAGGCTCAGGGGCTTGACCTCGCGGTCGTCGGCCTCGATGGAAGCGGTGTCCTCGGAGGCGTAGCGCACGCGGTCGATCGAGTAGTACGACAGGAGCAACAGCACCAGGACGAACAGCCATTCCTTCCACAGCGCGAACGTCCACGCGAACGGCACACCGTGCAGGTAGCCGAGGAACAGCGGCGGATCGCCGAGCGGAGTCAGTATGCCGCCACAGTTCGCCACAATGAAGATCGTGAACAGGACCGTGTGCACGCGGTGCTTACGTTCCTTGTTCGTCTCGAGGAGCGGGCGGATCAGCAGCATGGCCGCGCCCGTCGTCCCAATGAACGAGGCCAGGAGGCCGCCGATCGCCAGGAAGATCGTGTTGTTGCGCGGCGTGGCCTTGATGTCGCCGGCCAGGTGAATGCCGCCGGAGACCACGAACAGCGCGAAGAGCAGCGCGATGAACTGCACGTACTCCACGCCCGTGGCGATGAGCGGGCCGGTGCCCGCCTTCATGAACATCCAGATCGTCGTCGGCACGCCCAAGAGGAGTGCGACGGACAGCTGGGAGGATTCCTTCTCCCACCAGTGCGAGGTCTTCGGGATGATAGGCAAGAGCGCGATGCATGCGAGCATCGCAACGAAGGGGAGCAGGCTCCACCAGGGGTAGGTCATCGGCCAGTCCTTGGTTGACGATAAATACGCTCACCATTTTATGGGGTGGGGAGCGGGGTGCGGAGTGTTCCAGGAGGTGGGAGTGGCCTCATCGACGAGGCCGGGGCGCGTTCGCTCGCGGGTTTCCGCTGGGTTAGACGCGGGCATTGTGAGCGGTGTGGATATGAGTGGCACCCCGAACAGGACTCGAACCTGCGACCTCTTGCACCGGAGGCAAGCGCTCTATCCGCTGAGCTATCGGGGCAGCTCGGTCAGTTTAGCAGGGTTTCATACAACCACGCGGGACGGTGATGTGTGCCATACTAGTGGGCGTTGCTTGTTTGAGAACTCTTCAGGAGGATCCCATGCGCGTTCATATCGGCACCGATCACGCCGGTTTCGAACTCAAGGAAAAGGTCGTCGCGCACCTGCGCGAGGCCGGTCACGATGTCGTCGACCATGGCGCCCACACCTACGATGCCCTCGACGACTACCCGCCGTTCTGCATTGAAGCCGCCCAGGCGGTCGTCGATGAGCCGGGCAGCCTCGGCATCGTCATCGGTGGCTCCGGCAATGGCGAGCAGATGGCCGCCAACTGCGTGGAAGGCGTGCGAGCTGCCCTCGTGTGGTCGGATGCGACCGCACGTTTGGCCCGCGAGCACAACGACGCGAACGTCGTGGCCGTCGGCGCCCGCCAGCACAGCGAAGAAGAGGCTCTGGCCCTCATCGATGCATTCCTGGAGACCCCCTTCAGCGGCGACGAGCGCCACCAGCGCCGCATCGACCTGATGAAGGACTACGAGCGCTCCGTGCGCGCCTGATAGTCGCTCGCATCCGCGCTAATACATACGAGGCGGGGCCGGTGAATGATCACCGGCCCCGTTTTGTGTGCCTGTTTATGGGGGCTCGGTATTTCCGCATGCAATTCCCCAGTGAGTCCTTCAAGCTGTGATGGCAGAGCCTTGAGATTGCAGCGTTTCCGAGAACACGTCGGTGCAGGCAATCGTGGAATTGCATGCGACTTTGGGTGTGGGGGACGCATCGGCGTATCAGTGAGGGAGGTGCTTGCTGCACGAAACTGAGGACACCTTTGCGAACGGCACATCTCCGAGGGATGAAACCGGTGACACCTTTGCTAGCTCGTCGTCATCGCGGTTTGAAACCGCCGTCACCACTGCGGGTGAAAAATAGCTGAATCAGGACGCGTTTCGACCTGCAAAGGTGCTCGCGGTTTCAATGAGGTCTGATTGGATCCCCGCAAAGGCGTCAGTGGTTTCAATGGTGGCATATTGGGGTGGGAAACGGTGTCGTTGGTTTCACCGATGTAGGTTGGGCTCCAACTGTGAGAGAAAAATCGCCCTGCTTGGGGTGTTTGTGCCTTGAGCGTGACATTTTTCGCCCAGCGGGCCAAAAATGGCCCAAAATGGGCGATTTTTGCGGTGTTGGGCGAGTTTTGTACCGGTTTGGGTGAGTGAGCATGCGTGTTGGGCGAGTTTTGTACCGGTTTGGGTGAGTGAGCATGCGTGCTGGGCGAGTTTTGTCCCGGATGGCGCGCGAAACGGTCCGCCGGGGGCACCATGGTTGTGGCTCTCCTCGTAGCCAGGCACTAGCATATCTGGCCCAGTGGCAGCGCCCCGCACGACTAACCCAGCCCCGGCCTCGACCCTTAGCCCTGGCCGGTGAGGGTGA
Proteins encoded in this window:
- a CDS encoding sodium:proton antiporter; this translates as MTYPWWSLLPFVAMLACIALLPIIPKTSHWWEKESSQLSVALLLGVPTTIWMFMKAGTGPLIATGVEYVQFIALLFALFVVSGGIHLAGDIKATPRNNTIFLAIGGLLASFIGTTGAAMLLIRPLLETNKERKHRVHTVLFTIFIVANCGGILTPLGDPPLFLGYLHGVPFAWTFALWKEWLFVLVLLLLSYYSIDRVRYASEDTASIEADDREVKPLSLHGKINLLFFAIIILSVAFAPSWDGEALAEGHVHSWVDLVPWREVIMFTVAGLSYKLSDKKVRFEENAFTWAPIMEVATLFIGIFSTMAPALRYLEQIAPSLPLTRMTYFVFTGGLSSILDNAPTYMTFFEMAKASGGEGTLVAGVPEYYLIPISLGAVFCGAITYIGNGPNFMVKSVAESDGVPMPSFGRYIGYAFTLLVPVLAAMAMIFVGETWLVRGLGIALAAGLVFLSLVRIRRAGLDEAVADFSGNE
- a CDS encoding glycerophosphodiester phosphodiesterase, with amino-acid sequence MMPVTMRQGPIVFAHRGGSEEAPENTMSAFAYAYDAGIRHVETDAHITADGKVVICHDETVDRCYDGTGVIAQMTWRELSKLRHRDSGEQMPLLAQVLEAFPDMYFNIDAKEPGVEGPLLDVIADHGAADRVLVASFSEPRLRAVRDIAASDPSRAVATSLGTEAVVRLVGAAKSATNPAWWHVPGPRQGAIAAQVPMHQGPIRVVDERFVATAHTLGLAVHVWTINTVADVLRLLEVGVDGIITDRPVFLRDFLDQRGLWTQPPAPGSVSGPRD
- a CDS encoding ribose-5-phosphate isomerase is translated as MRVHIGTDHAGFELKEKVVAHLREAGHDVVDHGAHTYDALDDYPPFCIEAAQAVVDEPGSLGIVIGGSGNGEQMAANCVEGVRAALVWSDATARLAREHNDANVVAVGARQHSEEEALALIDAFLETPFSGDERHQRRIDLMKDYERSVRA